In Panacibacter ginsenosidivorans, the following proteins share a genomic window:
- a CDS encoding multicopper oxidase domain-containing protein: MMKKIMMIVVMLMAYSFVHAQNMPGMNMNKEDTVKTKTTSYYTCVMHPEIHASKPGNCPKCGMTLYKKTVTVKVPVTKSKTDTPNNTHTDTSMHMDSRTDTAKEMGDMKMPARSEGGNDTTHNNNDMGNMNMPVIKTATAKRVIKSAPPKTVHYDLYVKDTTVNFAGKNKRAIAVNGQIPMPTLTFTEGDTAEILVHNEMDEETSLHWHGLMLPNKEDGVPYITQMPIKPHSTYLYRFPIIQNGTHWYHSHTELQEQIGMYGSLILNKKSDDSTFREGIDDLPTIPIVLSEWLNMKPEEAQRSLHYQTDWFAIQKGTTQSYSEAIGSGNLKTKLTNEWKRMNAMDVSDIAYDKFLINGKNQYDQPQFKAGDKVRLRIANGGASSYFWLTYSGGKIAVVANDGNDVEPVEVDRLIIGVSETYDVVVTIPDNMSYEFLATPEDRTKSASLWLGSGMKMPASRLPKLKYFEGMKMMNQMMKMNGDLDPSSMGDMQMSNQTMDMNAVMYPEITGEEESHKKMKMPVRSSGGDTMQQHNEHNNHSMQMPDNNSMPGMDMGGSGDIVTLNYGMLRATHKTTLPDGPVKELHFNLTGNMNRYVWSIDNKVVSEADKILIKKGENVRIIMYNNSMMRHPMHLHGHDFRVLNGQGDYAPLKNVLDIMPMERDTIEFAANTSGDWFFHCHILYHMMSGMGRVFSYTNVDTATAPSITDAKLAQRKLFADDRMFHFMAKAGLETNGSDGSAMFANTRWKLSTLWHLGYHSEHGFESETMFGRYLGKMQWIYPYVGFDYHYKTEGPNAKGIFDWQHSPKNIFGNNADEKNLFGQTSNKNDRHTAVAGIAFTLPTLTIADFRVDGDGKLRFQLSREDLAVTPRLRFSWMINTDKEYTVGLRYIATKYISLSSHYDSDMGLGAGVTFTY; this comes from the coding sequence ATGATGAAAAAAATAATGATGATTGTGGTTATGCTTATGGCTTATTCTTTTGTGCATGCGCAAAATATGCCGGGCATGAACATGAATAAAGAAGATACAGTAAAAACAAAAACCACCAGTTACTATACCTGTGTAATGCATCCTGAAATTCATGCGTCCAAACCGGGCAATTGCCCCAAGTGCGGAATGACATTGTATAAAAAAACCGTAACAGTAAAAGTTCCTGTAACGAAATCAAAAACAGATACTCCAAACAATACACATACAGATACTTCAATGCACATGGATTCGAGGACCGATACCGCGAAAGAAATGGGCGACATGAAGATGCCTGCCCGTTCCGAAGGCGGGAATGACACTACTCATAACAATAATGATATGGGTAATATGAATATGCCTGTGATTAAAACAGCAACAGCGAAGCGTGTAATAAAATCAGCGCCACCTAAAACGGTGCATTATGATTTATACGTTAAAGACACTACTGTAAACTTTGCAGGAAAAAATAAAAGAGCCATCGCAGTAAACGGGCAAATTCCCATGCCCACACTCACTTTCACGGAGGGTGATACTGCGGAAATACTTGTGCATAACGAAATGGATGAAGAAACATCGCTGCACTGGCATGGTTTGATGTTGCCCAATAAAGAAGATGGCGTTCCATACATTACGCAAATGCCTATAAAACCGCATTCAACTTACCTGTACAGATTTCCCATTATACAAAATGGTACGCACTGGTATCACAGTCACACTGAATTACAGGAGCAGATTGGTATGTATGGTTCTTTGATCTTAAATAAAAAAAGTGATGACAGCACATTCCGCGAAGGCATTGATGATTTGCCAACCATTCCAATTGTATTAAGCGAATGGCTGAATATGAAACCCGAAGAAGCACAACGCAGTTTGCATTATCAAACAGACTGGTTTGCCATTCAAAAGGGAACAACACAATCTTACAGTGAGGCTATTGGAAGCGGCAACTTAAAAACAAAACTTACCAATGAATGGAAACGCATGAATGCAATGGACGTAAGTGATATAGCTTATGACAAATTTTTAATCAATGGAAAAAATCAGTATGACCAACCACAATTCAAAGCAGGAGATAAAGTAAGACTAAGAATTGCAAACGGCGGCGCATCAAGTTATTTCTGGCTTACATATTCAGGCGGGAAAATTGCAGTTGTTGCCAACGATGGCAATGATGTAGAACCTGTGGAGGTGGACAGGTTGATTATTGGAGTTTCTGAAACTTATGATGTTGTTGTTACCATTCCCGATAACATGAGTTATGAATTTTTGGCAACGCCGGAAGACCGCACAAAGTCTGCATCGCTTTGGCTGGGCAGTGGTATGAAAATGCCCGCTTCAAGATTGCCGAAACTAAAATATTTTGAAGGCATGAAAATGATGAACCAGATGATGAAAATGAATGGAGATCTTGACCCTTCTTCTATGGGCGACATGCAAATGAGCAATCAAACAATGGATATGAATGCAGTAATGTATCCTGAAATTACCGGTGAAGAAGAAAGTCATAAAAAAATGAAAATGCCTGTCCGTTCGTCAGGCGGAGATACTATGCAGCAGCACAATGAACATAACAATCACTCCATGCAAATGCCTGACAACAACAGCATGCCGGGCATGGATATGGGTGGAAGTGGCGACATTGTTACGCTCAACTACGGTATGTTACGAGCTACTCATAAAACAACTTTGCCCGATGGTCCTGTAAAAGAATTGCACTTTAATTTAACCGGAAACATGAACCGCTATGTGTGGAGTATTGATAACAAAGTAGTTTCTGAAGCAGATAAAATTCTAATTAAAAAAGGTGAAAATGTAAGGATCATCATGTACAACAACAGCATGATGCGCCACCCGATGCATCTACATGGACATGACTTTCGGGTGCTTAATGGGCAAGGTGATTATGCGCCTCTAAAAAATGTTTTAGACATTATGCCAATGGAAAGAGACACAATAGAATTTGCAGCAAACACAAGCGGAGACTGGTTCTTCCATTGCCATATTCTATACCACATGATGAGTGGAATGGGTAGAGTTTTCAGTTATACAAATGTTGATACTGCTACTGCACCTTCGATTACAGATGCCAAACTTGCGCAGCGCAAATTATTTGCAGATGATCGAATGTTTCATTTTATGGCAAAGGCTGGTTTGGAAACAAATGGCAGCGATGGTTCTGCAATGTTTGCAAATACAAGATGGAAATTAAGCACACTATGGCATTTAGGTTATCACTCAGAACATGGCTTTGAAAGTGAAACTATGTTTGGAAGATACCTTGGCAAAATGCAATGGATATATCCTTATGTAGGTTTCGATTATCACTACAAAACAGAAGGTCCGAATGCAAAAGGTATTTTCGACTGGCAGCACAGCCCTAAAAATATTTTTGGAAACAATGCAGATGAAAAAAACCTGTTTGGACAAACAAGTAATAAAAATGACAGACATACTGCTGTTGCGGGCATTGCATTTACGTTGCCTACATTAACCATTGCAGATTTTCGTGTAGATGGCGATGGAAAATTACGCTTCCAATTATCAAGAGAAGATCTTGCAGTTACGCCACGCCTGCGCTTTAGTTGGATGATCAACACAGATAAGGAATATACTGTGGGTCTTAGATACATAGCCACAAAATATATTTCCCTTTCATCTCATTACGACAGCGACATGGGCTTAGGCGCAGGAGTAACATTTACTTATTAA